A stretch of Kaistella flava (ex Peng et al. 2021) DNA encodes these proteins:
- a CDS encoding DUF4861 family protein has protein sequence MKIYKVAAIAVILSQTISCNSQKVNSNKEQKTNAEISVKEGGKWNGRKYEGGTWKSVQSHTLDPLHTDHSFDIRYEGPGWESNKIAYRLYLDWRNAIDIFGKTSKKIILPEVGLDGFDSYHLRQDWGSDVLKVGKGVGLGSITRIVDDKMYRFETVDKTSANVENSAKKSTVNIDYIGWKTLNDKIDLKAKLSIFPDERFTKYSFTPSAPISGIATGIVKVKKEELLQKKSANGKWGYIATFGNQSMFDDGLGMALFYETSTIAEVKDGPFDYLVVFKPTTKEVTYYFLASWEKEQDALKTKEEFQNYINIKLDQLNSKNKL, from the coding sequence ATGAAAATCTATAAAGTAGCTGCAATCGCAGTAATATTAAGTCAAACTATAAGTTGTAATTCGCAGAAAGTAAATTCAAATAAAGAACAGAAAACCAATGCCGAAATCTCCGTAAAAGAAGGTGGAAAATGGAATGGTAGAAAATATGAAGGTGGAACATGGAAAAGTGTTCAATCTCACACGCTGGATCCTTTGCACACTGATCATTCATTCGATATTCGGTATGAAGGTCCAGGTTGGGAAAGTAATAAAATTGCTTACCGATTGTATTTAGATTGGAGAAATGCAATTGATATTTTCGGGAAAACAAGTAAAAAAATAATCCTACCAGAAGTAGGTCTAGATGGTTTTGACTCTTATCATTTAAGACAAGACTGGGGTTCAGATGTTTTGAAAGTAGGCAAAGGAGTTGGTCTAGGATCGATCACCAGAATTGTTGACGACAAAATGTACCGTTTCGAAACCGTTGATAAAACTTCAGCAAATGTAGAAAACTCTGCTAAAAAATCTACAGTCAACATTGATTATATAGGTTGGAAAACTTTAAACGATAAAATTGATTTAAAAGCGAAACTTTCTATTTTTCCTGATGAACGATTTACAAAATATTCGTTTACACCTTCTGCACCAATTTCGGGTATTGCTACTGGAATTGTAAAAGTGAAAAAAGAAGAGCTTTTGCAGAAAAAGAGTGCGAATGGAAAGTGGGGATATATTGCTACTTTTGGAAATCAATCGATGTTTGATGATGGTTTAGGAATGGCACTTTTCTATGAAACTTCTACCATTGCTGAAGTTAAAGACGGTCCATTTGATTATTTGGTCGTTTTTAAACCTACGACAAAAGAAGTTACTTATTATTTCTTGGCGTCTTGGGAAAAAGAGCAGGATGCTTTAAAAACGAAAGAAGAATTTCAGAATTATATCAACATTAAATTAGATCAACTTAATTCTAAAAATAAACTTTAA
- a CDS encoding glycoside hydrolase family 105 protein has product MQNSNFRHLLLGFSMMIILFTVSCTATNVSTKSDGTSIPTDKKWSERMALTLMKQYPQAYQLDDKTEPKWDYVHGLVMTGFEKLYKKTKDQKYYDYVKGYADATIDENGKIPSYKFENYNIDMIEAGNILFDLYDKTKEQKYLTAMQTLRSQLETHPRTTEGGFWHKKIYPNQMWLDGLFMGAPFYAHYTSKFEGGKNLNDVALQFEIIQKHLVDPKTGLLFHGWDESRKMDWANKQTGTSPNFWSRSLGWYTMALVDALDYFPKDHPKRAELISYLNSTSKAIAKYQDPTGLWYQVTDKGNQGGNYLEATGSAMFVYAFAKGANKGYLSKEYKNLAVKGFDGLIKNLVKVSPDGSVTITEACAVAGLGGTPYRDGSFEYYVNEKKKDNDPKATGPFILAALELNK; this is encoded by the coding sequence ATGCAAAATAGTAATTTCAGGCATCTTCTCCTCGGGTTTTCAATGATGATAATATTGTTTACCGTAAGTTGTACCGCTACGAATGTTTCTACAAAATCGGACGGAACATCAATTCCAACCGACAAAAAATGGTCGGAAAGAATGGCTTTAACTTTAATGAAACAATATCCTCAAGCATATCAGTTAGATGATAAAACAGAACCAAAATGGGATTATGTTCATGGTTTGGTAATGACGGGTTTTGAGAAACTTTACAAAAAAACAAAAGACCAGAAATATTACGATTATGTAAAAGGTTACGCCGATGCAACGATCGATGAAAACGGAAAAATTCCTTCTTATAAATTTGAGAATTATAACATCGACATGATTGAAGCTGGAAATATCCTATTCGACTTGTACGATAAAACGAAGGAACAAAAATACCTGACTGCCATGCAAACTTTGCGCAGTCAATTAGAAACCCATCCAAGAACTACAGAAGGTGGATTTTGGCACAAAAAGATTTACCCAAATCAAATGTGGCTGGATGGTTTATTTATGGGAGCTCCTTTCTATGCTCATTACACCTCAAAATTTGAAGGCGGAAAAAATTTGAACGATGTAGCGCTTCAATTTGAAATTATTCAAAAACATTTAGTTGATCCGAAAACCGGCTTGCTTTTCCATGGTTGGGACGAAAGTAGAAAAATGGATTGGGCAAATAAACAAACGGGAACTTCGCCGAATTTTTGGTCCAGATCTTTAGGTTGGTACACCATGGCTTTGGTGGATGCATTGGATTATTTTCCCAAGGATCATCCGAAAAGAGCAGAATTGATTTCTTATTTAAATTCCACTTCAAAAGCAATTGCAAAATATCAGGATCCGACCGGATTGTGGTATCAGGTTACAGACAAAGGAAACCAAGGCGGAAATTACTTGGAAGCGACCGGAAGTGCAATGTTCGTTTATGCTTTTGCGAAGGGTGCCAACAAAGGGTATTTATCAAAAGAATATAAAAATTTAGCAGTTAAAGGTTTCGATGGTTTAATTAAAAATCTGGTAAAAGTTTCCCCAGATGGATCGGTTACTATTACAGAAGCGTGTGCTGTCGCAGGTTTGGGTGGAACGCCTTATCGTGATGGCTCTTTTGAATATTATGTCAATGAAAAGAAGAAAGATAACGATCCGAAAGCAACCGGGCCTTTTATTCTTGCCGCTTTAGAATTGAATAAATAG
- a CDS encoding pectinesterase family protein: MKVFLIFFSILISSLSFSQEKKSFIVSKEGKGDFVTIQDAINNTKAFPDQRITIFIKNGIYKEKVKLHEWNSNLSLVGESKDSTIITFDDYFKKVDLGRNSTFFTPTLLVEGNDAILKNLTIENSAGDIGQAIALSINANRVSVLNCKILGNQDTLYLSGEGKYYFKDCYIDGTTDFIFGSATAFFEGCEIFSKKDSYITAASTPDNSPFGFVFKDCKFTSAKNVSKVYFGRPWRTHAKTVILNSNLGNHILPEGWNNWDKKDAENKSFYAEFNNSGSGANTKLRVKWSHLLNKKEASQYQKSIILKDELHNNWFEIAEN, encoded by the coding sequence ATGAAAGTGTTTTTAATCTTCTTTTCCATCTTAATTTCCTCGCTCAGTTTTTCGCAGGAAAAAAAATCATTTATTGTTTCGAAAGAGGGGAAAGGAGATTTTGTAACCATTCAAGATGCCATAAATAATACAAAAGCTTTTCCTGATCAAAGAATTACGATCTTCATTAAAAACGGAATTTACAAAGAGAAAGTAAAACTCCACGAATGGAATTCTAACCTTTCTTTGGTTGGTGAAAGTAAAGACTCTACGATAATTACGTTCGATGATTATTTTAAAAAAGTAGATTTAGGAAGAAACAGTACTTTTTTTACACCGACGCTTTTGGTAGAAGGAAATGATGCCATTTTGAAAAATTTAACCATCGAAAATTCTGCAGGAGATATCGGACAGGCAATCGCTTTGAGTATCAATGCAAATAGAGTTTCTGTACTGAATTGCAAGATTCTTGGCAATCAGGATACGCTTTATTTAAGTGGTGAAGGAAAATACTATTTTAAAGATTGCTACATCGATGGAACAACCGATTTTATTTTCGGAAGTGCGACTGCTTTTTTTGAAGGTTGCGAAATCTTCAGTAAAAAAGATTCCTACATTACGGCTGCTTCAACGCCGGACAATTCACCTTTCGGGTTTGTGTTTAAGGACTGCAAATTCACTTCTGCTAAAAATGTTTCTAAAGTTTATTTTGGGCGACCTTGGAGAACTCATGCGAAAACCGTTATTCTCAATTCAAATTTAGGAAATCACATTCTCCCGGAAGGTTGGAATAACTGGGATAAAAAAGACGCTGAGAATAAATCTTTTTATGCAGAATTCAACAATTCAGGATCAGGTGCAAATACGAAATTACGTGTGAAATGGTCTCATCTATTAAATAAAAAAGAAGCCTCTCAATATCAGAAATCGATTATTCTAAAAGATGAGTTGCATAATAACTGGTTTGAAATCGCTGAAAACTAA
- a CDS encoding RagB/SusD family nutrient uptake outer membrane protein — protein sequence MKITIKLSILLLSLTVLSCNRIGDDLLTVDAPSSLSEAVIFSNVDLAKGAVDGIKIPIAETNSYRGRWIPFYGMNTDIEWYNSSESTSNDNADLCVYDTKRNNSQMNTTNNVWAMMYTGIERANLCIRGLRKYGNPTPGSDLGYLLGEALALRAVYYSDLVKGWGDVPARFEPITTETVYMAKSSRDVIYKQLLADLAEAETLVPWPNGNAATASVERINKAFVKGLRARIALAASGYSQYPDGIRRSTDPELSVAKMYPLALQECRDIINSGSAKLDPTFEGLWKKYNQEVIAAGNESLWEIPFDAGRGRVLFTFAVNHATNDQYQQMGSNRGGQGGPLPNVFYDFDVKDTRRNVTCVPYKWGTAVAGKAKQEVGAFNRWYFGKYRFEWMSRMVTSTNDDGVNKIYMRYAEILLMAAEAANEIEGPASAAVYLKQLRNRAFVAADRPEKVENYVNALTSKQSMFNAIVDEHKFEFTGEMERKLALIRWNLLGTNMADAKARLTELKNRTDRYANVPSVLYYKYAADNETLIIYGLNRGEDTNPGTGWTAVDWTSLTDSKIAALYRNNPDTKQFWPIWQVFIDGSNGLLVNDFGY from the coding sequence ATGAAAATAACAATAAAACTTTCGATCCTGCTTTTGTCTTTGACTGTGCTTTCGTGCAACAGGATAGGGGATGATTTGCTTACTGTAGACGCGCCGTCATCTTTATCAGAAGCTGTTATATTCTCCAACGTTGATCTTGCAAAAGGGGCAGTTGATGGTATTAAGATTCCTATCGCTGAAACCAATTCTTACAGAGGAAGATGGATTCCGTTTTATGGAATGAACACCGATATTGAATGGTATAATTCATCTGAATCGACCTCTAATGACAATGCAGATTTATGTGTTTATGATACCAAACGCAATAACAGCCAAATGAACACTACTAATAATGTTTGGGCGATGATGTATACAGGTATTGAAAGAGCCAATCTTTGCATCAGAGGTTTACGCAAATATGGTAATCCTACACCCGGTTCAGATTTGGGTTATCTTTTAGGAGAAGCACTCGCTTTAAGAGCTGTTTATTATTCAGATTTAGTTAAAGGTTGGGGCGATGTTCCAGCAAGGTTTGAGCCTATTACTACCGAAACGGTTTATATGGCGAAATCAAGCAGAGATGTTATCTATAAGCAACTTTTGGCAGATCTAGCAGAAGCAGAAACTTTGGTGCCGTGGCCAAACGGTAATGCAGCAACAGCATCAGTGGAACGAATTAATAAAGCCTTTGTAAAAGGGTTAAGAGCAAGAATTGCTTTGGCAGCTTCAGGTTATTCACAGTATCCAGATGGTATTAGAAGAAGTACAGACCCAGAATTATCTGTTGCTAAAATGTATCCTCTTGCTTTACAGGAATGTAGAGATATCATTAATAGTGGATCTGCTAAATTAGATCCTACTTTCGAAGGATTATGGAAAAAATATAATCAGGAAGTAATCGCTGCAGGAAACGAATCTCTTTGGGAAATACCTTTTGATGCAGGAAGAGGTCGTGTTCTGTTTACATTTGCAGTGAACCATGCAACCAATGATCAGTACCAGCAAATGGGCAGCAATAGAGGTGGACAAGGTGGTCCGCTACCAAACGTTTTCTATGATTTCGATGTAAAAGATACGAGACGAAATGTAACTTGTGTTCCTTACAAATGGGGAACTGCAGTAGCAGGAAAAGCGAAACAGGAAGTAGGCGCATTTAACAGATGGTATTTTGGTAAATATCGTTTTGAATGGATGAGCAGAATGGTAACCTCTACCAATGATGATGGTGTGAATAAAATTTATATGCGCTATGCTGAGATTTTATTAATGGCTGCAGAAGCAGCAAATGAAATCGAGGGACCTGCTTCGGCCGCAGTTTATTTAAAACAACTTAGAAACCGTGCTTTTGTTGCAGCAGACAGACCTGAGAAAGTAGAGAATTATGTCAATGCATTGACTTCAAAACAAAGCATGTTCAATGCTATTGTTGATGAACATAAATTCGAGTTCACAGGAGAAATGGAGCGTAAACTTGCACTAATCCGTTGGAATCTTTTGGGAACGAATATGGCAGATGCAAAAGCCAGACTTACAGAACTGAAAAACCGTACCGACAGATATGCTAATGTTCCTTCTGTTCTGTATTATAAATATGCAGCAGATAATGAAACGTTGATTATTTACGGATTGAATCGTGGAGAAGATACAAATCCAGGTACTGGTTGGACTGCAGTTGACTGGACTTCCCTTACCGATTCTAAAATTGCTGCTTTATACAGAAACAATCCAGATACTAAACAATTCTGGCCAATATGGCAAGTGTTTATAGATGGAAGCAATGGTCTGCTCGTGAACGACTTCGGGTACTAG
- a CDS encoding T9SS type A sorting domain-containing protein, with amino-acid sequence MKKILLFLTLVLMSFNLQAQSVNITQETGWLESAYIKWDPVTTADSYNVYYSGGGFTDKKIDTQLIRSYGSYFRADVLGLAAGSYTIKVAPVVGDIEGAATVSGSITVLAHDRAGFAHSDGRIPGGYNLDGTLKTNAVVQYITQNTKNNVSLNVTGANANPCIGLQAILDGFKKGNDNRPLVVRMIGNITHLTNMLNGDIVIENKNNVNSSITVEGVGSDAVANGWGIRIKLASNIEVRNIGFMLTNGGEGDNVSLQDKNDHIWIHHNDMFYGAAGGDADQAKGDGALDSKNSTDVTFSYNHFWDSGKSSLLGLKEAAKPNLRATYHHNWFDHSDSRHPRVRTYSAHIYNNYFDGNSKYGAGSTMASSLFLEGNYFRNTKYPMLISMQGTDTYSGTGTFSSEAGGMIKSFNNFITGAQRFIPYDATNFPVEFDAVVATTRNQVIPNTIKTKKGETPYNNFDTDPLSYINTLVVQEPEAARDQTMQYAGRVSGGDLRFTFDNTVDDKSYDINPALKALLTNYQTQLVFVQGETPVVVSSQTLTAPGNNDQNVATGVAISDMVFTWGGTADDASVSGLPASGITFVKNMGEKTIIVSGTPTEDVSFTVTTSGATGTPVSADGNITIEDNPANTSNIIHNFTTNGLVSSFYTFESANLNAADGNTTYDGLTLTKRLKIETATKINYKTTSVSTLTLVFNSDFAKKIKLDGSNYTAVNGVVIIPNVAAGDHSITKGDTTDLYYIKTEYGTLATGNTAIAETNIKIYPNPVTDYVMLSVPENVKIENISIYSTAGQLVKTFQGKDQKINLSNLKSGLYIMNVKSNNGSQQFKIIKK; translated from the coding sequence ATGAAAAAAATATTACTTTTTTTGACATTAGTTTTAATGTCATTTAACTTACAGGCACAGTCTGTAAACATTACCCAAGAAACCGGCTGGCTAGAATCAGCGTATATCAAATGGGATCCAGTTACTACAGCAGACAGCTATAATGTGTATTACAGTGGAGGCGGATTTACCGATAAAAAAATTGACACCCAATTAATAAGAAGTTATGGAAGTTATTTTCGTGCAGATGTATTGGGTTTGGCAGCAGGTTCTTATACTATAAAAGTTGCTCCGGTAGTCGGAGATATTGAAGGAGCAGCAACAGTTTCTGGTTCAATTACTGTTTTAGCTCATGACAGAGCTGGTTTTGCACACAGTGATGGCAGAATTCCAGGAGGCTATAATCTTGACGGTACATTGAAAACTAATGCTGTTGTCCAGTACATTACACAAAATACAAAAAATAACGTATCGCTTAATGTTACAGGAGCTAACGCAAATCCATGTATCGGGTTGCAGGCAATTCTTGATGGCTTCAAAAAAGGTAATGATAACAGACCTTTAGTCGTGAGAATGATTGGAAATATTACGCATTTAACCAATATGTTAAACGGTGATATCGTCATTGAAAATAAAAACAATGTAAACAGTTCTATAACCGTAGAAGGTGTAGGATCGGATGCTGTGGCAAATGGTTGGGGAATTCGTATTAAACTTGCTTCTAACATTGAAGTAAGAAACATCGGTTTTATGCTTACAAACGGTGGTGAAGGCGATAATGTTAGTTTACAAGATAAAAACGACCACATCTGGATTCACCACAACGATATGTTTTATGGTGCAGCAGGAGGAGATGCAGATCAAGCAAAAGGAGATGGCGCGCTTGACAGCAAAAACTCAACAGATGTAACATTTTCTTATAACCATTTTTGGGACAGTGGAAAAAGCAGTCTTTTGGGTTTAAAAGAAGCTGCCAAACCAAATTTACGTGCGACCTATCATCACAACTGGTTTGACCATTCAGATTCTCGTCATCCACGCGTAAGAACTTATTCTGCACACATTTACAATAATTATTTTGATGGAAACTCCAAATACGGAGCAGGTTCTACCATGGCATCTTCCCTATTTTTAGAAGGAAATTATTTTAGAAACACTAAATATCCAATGTTGATTTCTATGCAAGGAACAGACACTTACAGTGGTACCGGTACTTTTTCCAGTGAAGCTGGAGGAATGATTAAATCATTTAACAATTTCATTACTGGTGCACAAAGATTTATTCCATATGATGCAACAAATTTCCCGGTAGAATTTGATGCGGTAGTTGCGACGACCAGAAATCAAGTAATTCCTAACACCATCAAAACGAAAAAAGGAGAAACACCTTATAATAATTTTGATACTGATCCTTTATCATATATTAATACTTTGGTAGTGCAGGAGCCGGAAGCAGCAAGAGATCAAACAATGCAATATGCAGGTAGAGTTTCTGGAGGTGATCTTCGTTTTACATTTGATAATACTGTTGATGATAAGTCTTATGACATCAACCCTGCCTTAAAAGCCTTGCTTACTAATTATCAAACTCAATTAGTGTTTGTACAAGGAGAAACTCCTGTAGTTGTAAGTTCACAAACCTTGACAGCACCAGGAAATAACGACCAAAATGTAGCAACAGGAGTTGCAATTTCAGACATGGTATTTACCTGGGGCGGAACAGCAGATGATGCTTCTGTAAGTGGTTTACCTGCAAGTGGAATTACTTTCGTGAAAAATATGGGCGAAAAAACAATTATAGTTTCTGGTACTCCAACCGAAGATGTAAGTTTTACTGTAACTACTTCGGGAGCTACAGGTACTCCAGTTAGCGCAGATGGAAATATCACAATAGAAGATAATCCAGCGAACACATCCAACATAATTCATAATTTCACAACTAATGGATTAGTAAGTTCATTTTATACTTTTGAATCTGCTAATCTGAATGCTGCTGATGGAAATACCACTTATGACGGTCTTACATTAACGAAGAGATTAAAAATTGAAACAGCAACTAAAATTAATTACAAAACAACATCTGTTTCTACTTTGACACTTGTTTTTAATTCTGATTTTGCAAAAAAGATAAAATTAGATGGCTCGAATTATACTGCAGTTAATGGTGTTGTTATTATCCCTAATGTTGCTGCGGGAGATCATTCAATTACGAAAGGAGACACAACGGATCTTTATTATATTAAAACAGAGTATGGAACTCTTGCGACAGGAAATACAGCTATAGCTGAAACTAATATAAAAATTTATCCAAATCCTGTTACTGATTATGTAATGCTTTCAGTTCCGGAAAATGTTAAGATTGAGAATATCTCGATTTATAGTACTGCTGGACAACTGGTAAAAACCTTTCAAGGTAAAGATCAAAAGATCAATTTAAGTAACTTAAAATCTGGTCTGTATATTATGAATGTTAAATCTAATAACGGTTCCCAACAATTTAAAATAATTAAAAAATAA
- a CDS encoding alpha/beta hydrolase, whose product MKKYSALFAVLFINLIYSQIKKDPTFSLNSAFQKEIKKFPFIKKVEFLQSSEINFTSDIIYKKVGNHDLKLDAFINKNSISKPAVILIHGGGWKSGSKEMQNPMAQKIALLGYQTFTVEYRLSDEAKYPASINDIRDAILFLKKNRKKFKIDATKIALLGCSSGGQIVSLIGTKYPAEINAVIDIDGLLSFHHPDSEEGEVAALWLGGTYEEVPKVWQDASALSHVSATTPPFLFINSQFKRFSAGQNDFITKLNEFGIYFQVEKIENSPHPFWLFEPWFEPTIKYISNFLNVNFKINQNENL is encoded by the coding sequence ATGAAAAAATATAGTGCTCTTTTTGCCGTTTTATTCATTAACTTAATTTACAGTCAGATTAAGAAAGATCCGACCTTCTCTCTGAATTCTGCCTTTCAAAAAGAAATTAAGAAGTTTCCTTTTATTAAAAAAGTAGAATTCTTGCAGTCAAGTGAAATTAATTTTACTTCGGATATTATTTATAAAAAAGTGGGAAACCATGATTTGAAGCTGGATGCTTTTATTAATAAGAATTCAATCTCAAAACCGGCAGTAATTCTCATTCATGGTGGCGGCTGGAAATCTGGTTCAAAAGAAATGCAAAATCCGATGGCACAAAAAATTGCACTTTTGGGCTATCAGACTTTCACCGTAGAATACCGACTTTCCGATGAAGCAAAATATCCCGCTTCTATTAATGATATTCGTGATGCAATTCTGTTCCTGAAAAAAAATAGAAAAAAATTTAAAATCGACGCTACTAAAATTGCTTTACTTGGCTGCTCATCTGGTGGACAAATAGTTTCTTTAATTGGAACTAAATATCCTGCAGAAATTAATGCAGTCATCGATATTGATGGACTTTTATCCTTTCATCATCCAGATTCTGAGGAAGGTGAAGTTGCAGCATTATGGCTGGGCGGAACTTATGAAGAAGTTCCAAAAGTTTGGCAAGATGCTTCTGCTTTGTCTCACGTTTCCGCGACAACTCCTCCTTTCTTGTTTATCAATAGTCAGTTCAAAAGATTCAGTGCCGGACAAAATGATTTTATTACGAAGCTGAATGAATTCGGAATTTATTTCCAAGTAGAAAAGATCGAAAACAGTCCACATCCATTTTGGCTTTTTGAGCCTTGGTTTGAACCAACTATAAAATATATCAGTAATTTTCTAAATGTAAATTTCAAAATAAATCAAAATGAAAATCTATAA
- a CDS encoding T9SS type A sorting domain-containing protein, with product MRKKLLSLLTALLVSSAFVNAQTTTWNFSNAEWPVSGGYAAPTVVNNLGFITGTTTTMGAVENNTATFDGYSFTKRLKFNGGSYAGGTTDFAMPTQRAMYFDVNGNSTITIWYKNGGGGDRTLYVTNGTSVIKSFLYNDSTVGQVATTTYTGSATRIYIAADQAMNVYQITATNVGTTATLATAAVTKSTSNVFASGNQVFVNNLKSATQIDVYTANGSLVKSVNAKSDTSFQLNSGFYIVNLKSAAGSTSKKVLVK from the coding sequence ATGAGAAAAAAATTACTTTCTTTATTAACCGCGCTGTTGGTTTCATCAGCGTTCGTGAATGCTCAAACTACGACTTGGAACTTCAGTAATGCAGAATGGCCAGTAAGTGGTGGTTATGCTGCGCCAACCGTAGTGAACAACTTGGGATTTATTACAGGAACTACCACAACGATGGGAGCTGTGGAAAACAATACAGCAACTTTCGATGGATATTCTTTTACTAAAAGATTAAAATTTAACGGCGGAAGTTATGCAGGTGGAACTACAGATTTTGCGATGCCAACTCAAAGAGCGATGTATTTTGATGTAAATGGGAATTCAACCATCACCATTTGGTACAAGAATGGAGGTGGCGGTGACCGTACTCTTTATGTAACCAACGGTACATCTGTTATTAAGTCTTTCCTTTATAATGATTCTACAGTAGGTCAGGTTGCGACGACAACTTATACAGGTTCAGCAACAAGAATTTATATCGCAGCTGATCAGGCAATGAATGTTTATCAGATTACTGCTACTAATGTAGGAACTACTGCAACTTTAGCAACTGCTGCAGTTACTAAATCAACCTCAAACGTATTTGCAAGTGGAAATCAAGTTTTTGTAAATAATTTAAAATCAGCTACCCAGATTGATGTTTATACGGCAAATGGTTCTTTAGTGAAATCTGTAAATGCGAAATCCGATACTAGTTTTCAATTGAATAGCGGTTTTTATATCGTTAATTTGAAATCAGCAGCTGGTTCTACTTCGAAGAAAGTTTTAGTTAAATAA
- a CDS encoding pectate lyase: MKKYIFSFLTSLLCIFSYSQNYFLAAPEGFAAGTTGGGSATPVTVSTFADLKSNLTSTGAKVILVSGTITVPINNQISAVITNKSLIGLPGAKLVNENQTFTGAGILNLKSGSNNIIIRNLIFVGPGAYDIDGKDNLTADGATNLWVDHCEFQDGLDGNFDIKGKSDNVTVSWCKFTYLKPPLAGGSGGSNDHRFSNLVGSSATDAPSDGHYSITFQNCFWSEGAKERMPRARNAELHILSSYYKTSVSGSKAIGLGGGVNNTTCYVENTNFAKIGSVYTNYPGDGGTVAINFVNSLKTPSNIGTVAAPTYSYTPIPVDKVEMFLTDATCGAGATLQVTASGIISPSNCTNLGINTTGANATKSIVSRVSDNSLYLYFPVKITGKVTIEIFSMAGQLLKTLQHNVKASVPVEINIASLKGGFYIFSAQAEKNALSGKFQKK; encoded by the coding sequence ATGAAAAAATATATTTTTAGTTTCTTAACATCATTGCTTTGCATTTTCAGCTACAGCCAGAATTATTTTTTAGCTGCACCAGAAGGTTTCGCTGCGGGTACTACAGGAGGAGGTTCTGCAACGCCAGTTACGGTTTCCACATTTGCAGATTTAAAATCAAATTTAACTTCAACAGGAGCAAAAGTTATTTTGGTATCTGGTACGATTACCGTTCCTATCAATAATCAAATTAGCGCTGTTATCACTAACAAATCACTCATCGGATTACCTGGAGCAAAATTGGTGAATGAAAATCAAACGTTCACCGGTGCAGGAATTCTCAATCTGAAATCAGGCTCAAACAATATCATCATTCGAAATTTAATATTTGTAGGACCCGGAGCATATGATATTGATGGAAAGGATAACCTAACGGCAGATGGAGCCACCAATTTATGGGTAGATCATTGTGAATTTCAAGATGGCTTAGATGGAAATTTTGATATCAAAGGAAAATCTGATAATGTTACCGTTTCCTGGTGCAAATTCACTTATTTAAAACCGCCGCTCGCAGGTGGTTCTGGAGGTTCAAATGACCATCGATTTTCTAATTTGGTAGGTTCTAGTGCCACAGATGCACCTTCAGACGGTCATTACAGCATAACCTTCCAAAATTGTTTTTGGAGTGAAGGTGCAAAAGAAAGAATGCCAAGAGCGAGAAATGCAGAACTTCATATTTTGAGTTCTTATTATAAGACTTCTGTTTCAGGCTCCAAAGCAATTGGATTAGGCGGAGGCGTAAATAATACGACCTGTTACGTTGAGAACACGAATTTTGCAAAAATAGGCTCGGTTTATACTAATTACCCTGGAGATGGTGGTACTGTTGCGATTAATTTTGTAAATTCTCTTAAAACTCCCTCAAATATTGGTACAGTCGCTGCGCCGACCTATTCTTATACACCTATTCCCGTAGATAAAGTGGAAATGTTTTTGACAGATGCTACGTGTGGCGCCGGCGCTACATTGCAGGTTACAGCTTCGGGTATTATTTCTCCAAGCAACTGTACCAATTTAGGAATTAATACAACGGGAGCAAATGCTACAAAATCAATTGTAAGTAGAGTCAGTGATAATTCGCTATATCTTTATTTCCCTGTAAAAATTACTGGAAAAGTAACTATTGAAATATTTTCAATGGCTGGTCAATTGTTGAAGACTCTTCAACACAATGTTAAAGCTTCCGTACCAGTCGAAATTAATATTGCTAGTTTAAAAGGTGGGTTTTATATTTTTTCTGCCCAAGCGGAAAAAAACGCTCTTAGTGGTAAATTTCAAAAAAAGTAG